From a single Oceaniferula flava genomic region:
- a CDS encoding BatA domain-containing protein, giving the protein MQFLLANPAWLWLLSLGLVPVLVHLFARSNPPKYAFSSTEFLRRILKKTARMRKPQDWLLLLLRTLAVLALLFVFLQPLLTGGGEALPGKKTTVYLIDRSASMACKEGASSRFDGACAKAVELMDSAGGDDANVVWIDAQPEAVFPQPGQNIAYLQDALKRGSGRAEQGAIAAALSLALGQLNLVEGARELVIISDFQASAWKEFQLQVPKDIKVVKVRVGDEDTGNLAVSELFATPSNPVVGQDVVMVCRLRNFSDTPRRTTLYLESGGGRQSRDVEVPAWGEAEANFSSHFASPGQVQLSASIGEDAFTGDNTRHALVQVRDTLKMVSLPAAKGSAREQAVEVLDRLAASLEWLDHSVVESGALPSSDSADFVFVHAWDGENTEALKALAAAGTSVFVHPAAGVTLTDCQSLLDVPVSSGSQPLAMDTKGSWKAGISRKSDANAKVFELFKTGEFGNPAAGSFKERLRLPSAWPETVTHLIDYNDDVPGLLAAPAANVIIWNLPLSNSLSSWSGQSSFVPFMGELLLNSRASQKGVSAEVLPGTPLSWAPGEGVTPDSVTLFDDANTAQPTETRMTATGAQLTSTGTAAPGVYQWKIGDGLAHVQVSNFPATESDLRLMDPAEVQGGEVVDSQQLLRRAALGDGIPLWPWFLCAAFLFLILESLVSMWKPKPAN; this is encoded by the coding sequence ATGCAATTCTTACTCGCAAACCCTGCCTGGCTCTGGCTGCTCTCTCTGGGACTGGTGCCGGTGCTGGTGCATCTTTTTGCGCGTAGTAATCCGCCGAAGTATGCCTTTTCCAGCACCGAGTTCTTACGTCGGATATTGAAAAAAACCGCCCGCATGAGAAAGCCGCAGGACTGGTTGCTGCTACTTCTCCGCACCCTCGCGGTGTTGGCGCTTTTGTTTGTATTCCTGCAACCTCTTCTGACCGGTGGCGGTGAGGCTTTGCCGGGGAAAAAGACCACCGTGTATCTGATCGATCGCTCGGCGTCGATGGCGTGTAAGGAGGGCGCATCGAGCCGATTCGATGGTGCCTGCGCCAAGGCGGTGGAGCTGATGGATTCGGCCGGAGGAGACGATGCCAACGTCGTCTGGATCGATGCTCAACCGGAAGCGGTTTTCCCTCAGCCCGGGCAGAACATCGCCTATTTACAAGATGCGCTGAAACGTGGCAGTGGCCGCGCAGAGCAGGGAGCGATCGCCGCAGCATTGAGTCTGGCACTCGGCCAGCTGAACCTCGTTGAGGGTGCCAGAGAGCTGGTGATCATTTCGGATTTCCAAGCTTCTGCATGGAAAGAATTTCAGCTTCAAGTGCCGAAGGATATCAAAGTGGTGAAAGTGAGAGTGGGGGATGAGGACACTGGAAACCTGGCCGTGAGCGAGCTCTTTGCCACTCCATCAAACCCGGTGGTGGGGCAGGATGTGGTGATGGTCTGCCGCTTGCGTAATTTTTCAGATACTCCACGCAGAACGACGCTTTACCTGGAGTCGGGCGGCGGGCGGCAATCGCGTGATGTCGAGGTGCCAGCCTGGGGGGAGGCGGAGGCGAATTTTTCAAGCCACTTCGCCAGCCCCGGTCAGGTGCAGCTCAGTGCATCCATTGGTGAGGATGCATTCACTGGCGATAATACTCGTCACGCTCTGGTGCAGGTCAGGGATACCTTGAAAATGGTTTCTCTGCCTGCCGCGAAAGGCAGTGCGCGGGAGCAGGCGGTTGAGGTGCTGGATCGTCTGGCAGCTTCGCTGGAATGGCTGGATCACTCGGTGGTCGAGTCGGGAGCTTTGCCAAGTTCTGACAGCGCGGACTTTGTCTTCGTCCACGCTTGGGATGGGGAAAACACCGAAGCTCTGAAAGCACTTGCGGCTGCCGGCACGAGTGTCTTTGTTCACCCTGCCGCGGGCGTGACTTTAACCGATTGCCAGAGCTTGTTAGATGTTCCTGTTAGTTCAGGAAGCCAGCCACTCGCCATGGACACCAAAGGTTCTTGGAAGGCTGGTATTTCCAGAAAATCCGATGCCAACGCCAAGGTCTTCGAGCTCTTCAAGACCGGTGAGTTTGGCAATCCGGCAGCAGGCAGCTTCAAGGAGCGACTTCGTTTACCATCCGCATGGCCGGAAACGGTGACCCATTTGATCGATTACAACGATGACGTGCCCGGCCTGCTCGCCGCACCGGCCGCGAATGTCATCATCTGGAATCTGCCCTTGTCGAACAGTCTGAGCTCGTGGTCGGGCCAATCTTCTTTTGTGCCATTCATGGGCGAGTTGCTGCTGAACTCACGTGCCAGCCAGAAAGGCGTGTCGGCCGAGGTCCTGCCAGGCACGCCCTTGTCGTGGGCACCCGGTGAAGGGGTGACTCCTGACTCGGTGACTTTGTTTGATGACGCCAATACTGCGCAGCCTACGGAAACGCGGATGACCGCTACCGGCGCGCAACTAACCAGCACGGGGACTGCCGCGCCGGGTGTGTATCAGTGGAAAATTGGCGACGGTCTCGCGCACGTGCAGGTTTCCAATTTCCCGGCGACCGAATCAGATCTTCGCTTGATGGACCCCGCGGAGGTGCAGGGCGGTGAAGTGGTCGATTCCCAACAGCTCCTGCGCCGCGCCGCCCTGGGCGATGGCATCCCTCTCTGGCCCTGGTTTCTCTGCGCCGCATTTCTTTTCCTTATCCTGGAATCCCTAGTCAGCATGTGGAAACCAAAACCTGCGAACTAA